In one Cyprinus carpio isolate SPL01 chromosome B2, ASM1834038v1, whole genome shotgun sequence genomic region, the following are encoded:
- the gtf2b gene encoding transcription initiation factor IIB: MASTSRGDSLPKVQCPNHPDAILVEDYRAGDMICPECGLVVGDRVIDVGSEWRTFTNEKATNDPSRVGDAQNPLLNGGDLSTMISKGTGAASFDEFGNSKYQNRRTMSSADRAMLNAFKEITTMSDRINLPRNIIDRTNNLFKQVYEQKSLKGRSNDAIASACLYIACRQEGVPRTFKEICAVSRISKKEIGRCFKLILKALETSVDLITTGDFMSRFCSNLGLPKQVQMAATYIARKAVELDLVPGRSPISVAAAAIYMASQASAEKKTQKEIGDIAGVADVTIRQSYRLIYPRAADLFPPDFKFDTPVDKLPQL; encoded by the exons ATGGCGTCGACGAGCCG TGGAGACTCTCTTCCCAAGGTGCAATGCCCCAATCACCCTGATGCAATACTGGTGGAGGACTACAGGGCAGGAGACATGATCTGTCCTGAATGTGGCCTTGTAGTAG GTGACCGTGTAATTGATGTAGGGTCAGAGTGGAGAACGTTCACCAATGAGAAAGCAACTAATGACCCCTCTCGTGTTGGTGACGCTCAGAACCCTCTCCTCAACGGAGGAGACCTCTCCACCATGATCAGCAAA GGAACAGGTGCAGCAAGCTTTGATGAGTTTGGAAATTCCAAGTACCAGAATCGGAGAACCATGAGCAGCGCGGATCGAGCCATGTTGAATGCCTTCAAGGAGATCACCACCATGTCCGATAGGATCAACCTCCCCAGAAACATCATC GACCGAACAAACAACTTGTTCAAACAGGTTTACGAACAGAAGAGTCTGAAAGGCAGAAGTAATGATGCGATCGCTTCAGCCTGTCTTTACATTGCGTGCAGACAGGAAGGCGTCCCTAGAACATTTAAAG AAATCTGTGCCGTGTCTCGGATCTCCAAGAAGGAGATTGGCCGCTGCTTCAAGCTTATCCTGAAGGCTCTTGAGACGAGCGTGGATCTCATTACAACCGGCGACTTCATGTCACGTTTCTGCTCCAACTTGGGCTTGCCCAAACAGGTGCAGATGGCGGCCACTTATATCGCCAGGAAGGCCGTTGAACTGGACTTGGTTCCAGGACGTAGTCCGATCTCAGTGGCAGCCGCAGCCATTTACATGGCCTCTCAAGCGTCAGCTGAGAAGAAGACACAGAAAG AGATTGGGGACATCGCTGGAGTGGCAGACGTCACCATCCGTCAGTCCTACCGTCTCATTTATCCCCGCGCTGCCGATCTCTTTCCTCCAGACTTCAAGTTCGACACACCAGTGGATAAACTGCCTCAGCTGTGA